In one window of Canis lupus baileyi chromosome 12, mCanLup2.hap1, whole genome shotgun sequence DNA:
- the CIMIP2C gene encoding ciliary microtubule inner protein 2C isoform X1: MASRSAGTLLSEFNAAYVPPGLMPGYQGHVPSVAFSVGSPYGTTTLKYFQDQRNAALERSYTPFSKGGHLPTLFSSNPNLVLSKRSLTRDRGLHVPSYTRFNLDSDRLAQITGFYQVGCPGLGCCLLSKMAQEHRKYYLDKTGLVPRVPYFVLPVKEWERYPLPTDLPPLSPEKKWNLLRVSPENLKTYQTFPSGKRVSPQERQKRDRYFEFRA; this comes from the exons ATGGCCTCCCGCAGCGCGGGCACGCTGCTGAGCGAGTTCAATGCCGCCTACGTGCCTCCCGGCCTCATGCCCGG GTACCAGGGCCATGTTCCCAGCGTGGCCTTCTCCGTCGGCTCCCCCTACGGCACCACCACCCTCAAGTACTTCCAGGACCAACGCAACGCAGCCCTGGAGAGGAGCTACACTCCCTTCAGCAAAGGCGGCCACCTCCCTACCCTCTTCTCCTCAAACCCCAACCTGGTGCTGAGTAAGCGCTCCCTCACCCGGGACCGCGGGCTGCACGTCCCCAGCTACACCCGCTTCAACCTGGACAGTGACCGCTTGGCCCAGATCACTGGTTTCTACCAGGTGGGCTGCCCTGGCCTGGGCTGCTGCCTCCTCTCcaag ATGGCACAGGAGCATCGGAAGTACTATCTAGACAAGACAGGCCTGGTGCCTCGGGTCCCCTACTTCGTGTTGCCTGTGAAGGAGTGGGAACGGTACCCCCTCCCCACTGACCT TCCTCCTCTGAGCCCAGAGAAGAAGTGGAACCTTTTAAGAGTATCCCCTGAGAATCTGAAGACCTACCAGACATTCCCCTCGGGGAAGAGGGTGTCCCCACAGGAGCGGCAGAAGAGAGACCGATACTTTGAATTCAGAGCGTGA
- the CIMIP2C gene encoding ciliary microtubule inner protein 2C isoform X2: MASRSAGTLLSEFNAAYVPPGLMPGYQGHVPSVAFSVGSPYGTTTLKYFQDQRNAALERSYTPFSKGGHLPTLFSSNPNLVLSKRSLTRDRGLHVPSYTRFNLDSDRLAQITGFYQMAQEHRKYYLDKTGLVPRVPYFVLPVKEWERYPLPTDLPPLSPEKKWNLLRVSPENLKTYQTFPSGKRVSPQERQKRDRYFEFRA; this comes from the exons ATGGCCTCCCGCAGCGCGGGCACGCTGCTGAGCGAGTTCAATGCCGCCTACGTGCCTCCCGGCCTCATGCCCGG GTACCAGGGCCATGTTCCCAGCGTGGCCTTCTCCGTCGGCTCCCCCTACGGCACCACCACCCTCAAGTACTTCCAGGACCAACGCAACGCAGCCCTGGAGAGGAGCTACACTCCCTTCAGCAAAGGCGGCCACCTCCCTACCCTCTTCTCCTCAAACCCCAACCTGGTGCTGAGTAAGCGCTCCCTCACCCGGGACCGCGGGCTGCACGTCCCCAGCTACACCCGCTTCAACCTGGACAGTGACCGCTTGGCCCAGATCACTGGTTTCTACCAG ATGGCACAGGAGCATCGGAAGTACTATCTAGACAAGACAGGCCTGGTGCCTCGGGTCCCCTACTTCGTGTTGCCTGTGAAGGAGTGGGAACGGTACCCCCTCCCCACTGACCT TCCTCCTCTGAGCCCAGAGAAGAAGTGGAACCTTTTAAGAGTATCCCCTGAGAATCTGAAGACCTACCAGACATTCCCCTCGGGGAAGAGGGTGTCCCCACAGGAGCGGCAGAAGAGAGACCGATACTTTGAATTCAGAGCGTGA